Proteins from a genomic interval of Tenacibaculum sp. SZ-18:
- a CDS encoding S8 family serine peptidase encodes MALKRVYLIFIISIIVGCKKQEKKFTPISLQKSLITKNKDLTKKEKETWFLKDILLDTIPGLSIERLRDSFQFKNPDKRIIVAVLDTEVDINHSVIKNNVWLNPDEIPNNGIDDDKNGYIDDINGWNFLGAKNGENNTFTSYSYTRVVKKLAPKYKNLKDTDSIDSEEYNYYLAAKKRFEKMKKYAKEDIDYSNMLINSLNNVESHLAKYFPKKQFKIVSLDSLKKLYPNDKELQRSILIKSNFINYGFSRQYMNNYKLKAEAREVKMLNLDYDERALTEDDPEDINDIIYGNKLVNNNTDFFYHGTEISGSILSVNDKVDIMPVCITPVGNESDKDIAVGIKYAVNNGANIINMSFGKRFSVNTQWVLDAMKYAEEHNVLIVSSAGNWNYDLNEVNNYFPNDNINNGKEYVNNFILVGGITSKLNKEFRLVYSNYGNIDVDAFAPAEDIYTTFPNNISRLDTGTSLAASLTSGIASLIYQQYPNLKAAQIKQILMDSGLEFKLEVSNPDIEKIEKTIPINKLSKSGKVINAYNALIMADSISNLKKL; translated from the coding sequence ATGGCTTTAAAAAGAGTATATTTAATTTTCATTATATCTATAATAGTTGGTTGTAAAAAACAAGAAAAGAAGTTTACTCCAATTTCACTACAGAAAAGCCTGATTACTAAAAATAAAGATCTCACTAAAAAAGAAAAAGAAACCTGGTTTCTGAAAGATATTTTATTAGATACAATTCCAGGGTTAAGTATAGAAAGGTTAAGAGATAGTTTTCAGTTTAAAAATCCTGATAAGAGAATAATAGTAGCCGTATTAGACACAGAAGTTGACATTAACCATAGTGTTATAAAGAATAATGTATGGCTCAATCCAGACGAAATTCCTAATAATGGAATTGATGATGATAAAAATGGATACATAGATGATATCAACGGTTGGAATTTCTTAGGAGCTAAAAATGGGGAGAACAATACATTTACTTCATATTCATATACAAGAGTTGTTAAAAAATTAGCTCCGAAATATAAGAATTTAAAAGACACTGATAGTATAGATTCAGAGGAGTACAATTATTATTTGGCTGCTAAGAAAAGGTTCGAAAAAATGAAAAAGTATGCAAAAGAAGATATTGATTATTCAAATATGCTTATTAATTCATTAAATAATGTAGAGAGCCATTTGGCCAAATATTTCCCAAAAAAGCAGTTCAAAATTGTATCCTTGGATAGTTTAAAAAAGTTGTACCCGAATGATAAGGAATTACAGCGTTCTATTTTGATAAAGAGCAATTTTATCAATTATGGTTTTTCTAGACAGTACATGAATAACTATAAGTTAAAGGCAGAAGCAAGAGAAGTGAAAATGCTGAATCTCGATTATGATGAACGTGCTTTAACAGAAGACGATCCTGAAGATATAAATGATATCATCTACGGAAATAAATTGGTTAATAATAATACTGATTTCTTTTACCATGGAACAGAAATCAGTGGTTCAATTTTAAGTGTAAATGATAAGGTTGATATTATGCCCGTTTGTATAACCCCAGTTGGTAATGAAAGCGATAAAGATATTGCAGTTGGAATTAAATATGCAGTGAATAATGGTGCAAATATTATTAATATGAGTTTCGGTAAAAGATTCTCAGTAAATACACAATGGGTTTTAGACGCAATGAAGTATGCTGAAGAGCATAATGTTTTGATTGTTTCATCAGCAGGAAATTGGAATTACGATTTAAATGAAGTCAATAACTACTTTCCAAATGATAATATTAATAATGGGAAAGAATATGTAAACAACTTTATTTTAGTTGGTGGAATTACGAGTAAGTTAAATAAAGAGTTTAGATTAGTATATAGTAATTATGGGAATATTGATGTTGATGCTTTTGCTCCAGCTGAAGATATTTATACCACTTTTCCTAATAATATTTCTAGATTAGACACTGGAACTTCATTAGCTGCTTCTTTAACCTCTGGGATAGCAAGTTTAATCTATCAACAATATCCGAATCTTAAAGCTGCTCAAATAAAACAAATTTTAATGGATTCTGGATTAGAGTTTAAATTAGAAGTAAGTAATCCAGATATAGAAAAGATAGAGAAAACAATTCCTATAAATAAACTTTCTAAATCGGGTAAAGTGATTAATGCTTATAATGCGTTAATTATGGCCGATAGTATTTCTAATTTGAAAAAATTGTAA